In a genomic window of Heterodontus francisci isolate sHetFra1 chromosome 21, sHetFra1.hap1, whole genome shotgun sequence:
- the LOC137381035 gene encoding probable G-protein coupled receptor 139 — MGYPVMVQIERIYYPKLAAIGVPGKPVSQLSVISLLPFLSLSVNLVAIMILSRGMCGLSKCITIYLLGMAVGDLLVVITDPMLSWIVLMYFPDSFLNITPVCSLIIFLRSAATCVSVWLTVTFTFDRYMAICCEKLQIKYCSEKTAAVVVGTVRVLGCLESLPWYFTREQRYIFDNVPMGCVTKLSFFTSPIWWAFELFNYILTPCSPVFLILLFNVLTVRRILFSNKVRSGFRGHSNGENHKDPEMENRRKSIILLFSISGCFILLWVTRVVYNIYRRIADIQYYSSYTDPRYITDHTSAMLQLLSSCTNTCIYAVTQTKFRQELKNAVKHPFNLIVKLLKSSKELN; from the coding sequence atcagtaatttctctgcttccttttctctctctttcagttaacttggtggcgattatgATCCTCTCCCGAGGaatgtgcggtctctccaaatgtatcactatcTACCTGTTGGGAATGGCAGTgggtgatctcctggtcgttattacTGATCCTATGTTGAGTTGGATTGTTTTGATGTATTTTCCAGATTCATTCCTAAACATTACCcccgtgtgttctctcattatcttTCTGCGGTCTGCAGCCACatgtgtttctgtctggctcacagtcactttcacctttgatcgatatatggccatttgttgtgagaagctgcaaataaaatattgcagcgagaaaacagctgctgtggttgtaggaacagtgagggtGCTGGGTTGTTTAGAGTCTCtgccctggtactttacacgggaACAACGTTACATTTTTGATAATGtccccatgggttgtgttactaaactgagcttctttacttcccccatatggtgggcatttgaattgtttaactacattttaaccccttgtagcCCTGTCTTTCTAattttgctgttcaatgttctgactgttagacggattttattctccaataAAGTCCGCAGTGGATTCCGAGGTCACAGCAATggggagaatcacaaggacccagagatggagaatcgcagaaaatcaattattttactcttcagtatatccggctgttttatactgttatgggtgaccagggttgtgtataacatttataggcgaattgcagatattcagtattattcttcctacactgaccctcgctacatcacagatcacacatcagcaatgctgcagcttctcagttcctgcaccaacacgtgtatttacgctgtgacccagacaaaattcagacaggagctgaagaacgcGGTGAaacaccctttcaatctcattgtcaaATTATTAAAATCATCGAAAGAGCTGAATTGA